A single region of the Chroococcidiopsis thermalis PCC 7203 genome encodes:
- a CDS encoding DUF4396 domain-containing protein has protein sequence MRFKPVLWIVTFALTLGLVLLTPQLGISQNLPNTQESDRNSIAQNSPSSQPVTNSKMPGMNMSGANEATLKSPALIDFVLIVWFSLTALSVVYVAWDAFTSNPELTVMKWGWLLVTLYTGAIGAALYVLSCQEPEPMQHEEFVKPLWKQTLGSTIHCLAGDATGIIVAAAITMTLGLPMWLDVISEYVFGFAFGLFVFQSLFMRDMLGGSYLKAVRRSFIPEWLSMNAVMAGMIPVMVILMSRDMTAMEATSIRFWGVMSLATLVGFVVAFPVNMWLVAVGLKHGMGTVRVLGRGGHSLAAETERIAATKERSTCT, from the coding sequence ATGCGTTTTAAACCAGTTTTATGGATAGTGACGTTTGCACTAACTCTGGGACTAGTACTCTTAACGCCCCAGTTGGGAATAAGTCAAAATTTACCTAACACTCAAGAGAGCGATCGCAATTCCATTGCCCAAAACTCTCCTTCATCTCAGCCTGTAACAAACTCAAAAATGCCTGGGATGAATATGTCTGGCGCGAATGAGGCGACTCTTAAAAGCCCTGCATTAATTGATTTCGTTCTCATCGTTTGGTTCAGCCTGACAGCTCTTTCAGTAGTCTACGTAGCTTGGGATGCATTCACCAGTAATCCTGAGTTAACAGTAATGAAGTGGGGATGGCTGTTGGTGACTCTCTACACGGGTGCGATTGGTGCGGCGCTGTACGTTCTGTCCTGTCAGGAACCAGAACCGATGCAGCATGAAGAGTTTGTCAAACCTCTGTGGAAACAAACCTTGGGTTCGACGATTCACTGTTTGGCAGGTGACGCAACGGGAATCATTGTCGCTGCGGCAATTACAATGACGCTCGGACTCCCGATGTGGCTCGATGTTATCTCCGAGTATGTTTTCGGCTTTGCCTTTGGGCTGTTTGTGTTTCAATCTCTATTTATGAGAGATATGCTAGGCGGCTCGTACCTCAAAGCCGTTCGGCGTTCTTTCATACCGGAATGGCTCTCCATGAATGCGGTGATGGCAGGCATGATTCCAGTGATGGTGATTTTGATGAGCCGCGACATGACCGCAATGGAGGCAACCTCGATCCGTTTTTGGGGTGTCATGTCTCTTGCAACTCTAGTGGGATTTGTCGTTGCTTTTCCAGTCAATATGTGGCTTGTAGCAGTGGGTTTAAAACATGGCATGGGTACTGTGAGGGTATTGGGTAGAGGCGGTCATAGTTTGGCTGCTGAGACAGAACGGATTGCCGCAACCAAGGAGCGAAGTACCTGCACCTAA
- a CDS encoding DUF5602 domain-containing protein — MRFLSPEFHKTVAKKNPSTIDVTFTKEALSNLPATPREYELSLPPEASASAFRYVVITWNPQGHQPLDIYNPPHFDFHFYSLGAEERKKITANGDDLIKVYKAPLKKSLPTDYIPEPTNAALGEGRHWVDSKSSEFRGLPFTKTFIYGTYNGEIVFGEPMLTKSWLETQPNFTEAIKLPEAYSKSAYYPTSYSVKYDRTQQAYTVSLDRLMFRPSKSFEDKI; from the coding sequence ATGCGCTTTTTGTCGCCGGAATTTCATAAAACGGTAGCTAAGAAAAATCCCTCCACAATTGACGTTACTTTTACTAAGGAAGCACTGTCGAATCTACCAGCAACACCCCGCGAATACGAGCTTTCGCTACCGCCAGAAGCTTCTGCTTCAGCATTTCGCTATGTTGTCATCACATGGAATCCGCAAGGGCATCAACCGCTTGACATATACAATCCTCCTCATTTTGACTTTCACTTCTACTCGCTGGGTGCTGAGGAACGAAAGAAAATCACGGCAAATGGGGACGATTTGATAAAGGTATACAAGGCACCCTTAAAGAAATCACTCCCAACAGATTACATTCCAGAGCCTACCAATGCTGCTCTTGGAGAAGGAAGGCATTGGGTTGACAGCAAATCGTCAGAATTTCGGGGCTTACCCTTCACTAAGACGTTCATTTACGGAACATACAATGGAGAAATAGTCTTTGGAGAACCAATGCTGACCAAATCTTGGTTAGAAACACAACCGAATTTTACCGAAGCTATAAAACTTCCAGAAGCATATTCTAAGAGTGCCTACTATCCCACTTCATATAGCGTTAAATACGATCGAACGCAGCAAGCATATACCGTGTCTCTCGATCGATTGATGTTTCGCCCTTCAAAATCTTTTGAGGACAAGATTTAA
- the fldA gene encoding flavodoxin FldA: protein MAKIGLFYGTQTSNTQTAAETIQKEFGGDSVVDLNDVSKAEPNDFNNYSYIIVGCPTWNVGELQSDWEDFYDELDNIDFTGKKVAYFGEGDQVGYPDTFQDAMGMLEEKIVERGGETVGYWSTDGYEFTDSKALCDGKFVGLALDEDNQSDLTDERIKTWVAQLKQEFGF from the coding sequence ATGGCAAAGATAGGTTTGTTTTACGGAACTCAAACCAGCAACACGCAAACTGCGGCAGAAACAATTCAAAAAGAGTTTGGTGGAGATAGCGTTGTTGACTTAAATGATGTTTCCAAGGCTGAACCAAATGATTTTAATAATTATAGTTATATCATTGTTGGTTGCCCTACTTGGAATGTTGGCGAGCTGCAAAGTGACTGGGAAGACTTCTATGACGAGCTTGACAACATCGACTTCACAGGTAAGAAGGTGGCTTATTTTGGCGAAGGCGACCAAGTAGGCTATCCCGATACTTTCCAAGATGCTATGGGTATGTTAGAAGAAAAAATTGTCGAACGAGGTGGCGAAACAGTCGGCTATTGGTCTACAGATGGTTACGAATTTACTGATTCTAAAGCCTTATGCGATGGGAAATTTGTCGGTCTGGCATTAGATGAAGATAATCAATCAGATTTAACAGACGAGCGCATCAAAACTTGGGTCGCTCAGCTGAAGCAAGAATTTGGATTTTAG
- a CDS encoding heavy-metal-associated domain-containing protein produces MSLQLKVPKLACAACVNTVTKAIRSVDTTAKVEADPKTKIVRIDTQREEAEIKAAIASVGYPAA; encoded by the coding sequence ATGTCACTACAACTGAAAGTTCCTAAACTTGCCTGTGCTGCTTGTGTAAATACTGTGACTAAGGCAATTAGAAGTGTCGATACCACAGCAAAAGTAGAAGCAGACCCAAAAACGAAAATAGTCAGGATCGATACGCAGCGAGAAGAAGCGGAAATTAAAGCGGCGATCGCATCTGTTGGCTATCCCGCAGCTTAA
- a CDS encoding four-helix bundle copper-binding protein: MTTAQSHQSLLDTCIQACLDCLRECENCATACLDSDMVQMMAQCIKLCRDCADTCDICARFMSRNSDLHGQLCRVCAEACDRCAAECEKHDHDHCKRCAQSCRRCAESCRQMATAMAA, encoded by the coding sequence ATGACAACAGCTCAATCTCACCAATCCTTACTTGACACATGCATTCAAGCTTGTCTGGATTGCCTGCGCGAGTGTGAAAATTGTGCCACTGCTTGCTTAGATAGCGACATGGTACAAATGATGGCTCAATGTATCAAGCTGTGCCGCGATTGTGCTGACACTTGCGATATCTGCGCTCGTTTTATGTCCCGTAACTCCGACCTCCACGGTCAGTTATGCCGCGTCTGTGCCGAGGCTTGCGATCGCTGTGCGGCTGAGTGCGAAAAGCACGACCACGACCACTGCAAGCGTTGCGCTCAGTCCTGCCGCCGTTGCGCCGAGTCCTGCCGTCAAATGGCTACAGCTATGGCTGCGTAA
- a CDS encoding multicopper oxidase family protein, which translates to MKTHKNRDMNSSAANSHAGMTMKSKATRSQLLAVTLLTLIALVFGILIAALYGNFTMSARNMQQGSMPQMDMGNQSASGMNAGERSIPGMDMGSQKSPAPVSSLAPTPMSSVTQMNGLVMPPGTIMTADTSMEAMKDMAAVDLTKIAYTAPVDTRGDRTLTPKLENGVKVFNLDVSLIKWNILPDVQVAAYAFNRQIPGPRIRVTEGDRVRIEVKNNLPEPTTVHWHGMILPNNMDGPADITQKPIAPGASYTYEFAVKQAGTYFYHSHKDIDRQQTLGMYGALIVDPKNKPKTLAYDREVVVQIQEWTVKQGYTFPAMPMEGLLPNFFTINGKAYPETETINAKVGEKIRFRFIGSNNAFIHPMHIHGGPFKIVEADGNPVPVAAQIEKDTINVAPGERYDVIWTARNKGKWLLHCHIAHHATNDNVEVKGAGGLTMLVNVT; encoded by the coding sequence ATGAAAACCCACAAAAATCGGGATATGAATTCGTCTGCTGCTAATTCGCACGCAGGTATGACGATGAAATCTAAAGCGACGCGATCGCAACTTTTGGCTGTAACGCTATTGACATTAATAGCACTAGTATTTGGCATTCTGATCGCCGCACTCTACGGTAACTTTACAATGAGTGCTAGGAATATGCAGCAAGGATCGATGCCTCAAATGGATATGGGCAACCAATCTGCGTCTGGGATGAACGCGGGCGAGCGGTCTATACCTGGGATGGATATGGGTAGTCAGAAATCTCCAGCACCAGTGTCATCGCTAGCACCTACACCTATGAGTAGCGTTACTCAGATGAATGGTCTAGTCATGCCACCTGGAACGATCATGACTGCCGATACGAGCATGGAAGCAATGAAAGACATGGCAGCAGTAGATCTGACAAAGATAGCCTACACTGCTCCTGTTGATACACGGGGCGATCGAACTCTAACGCCCAAACTAGAGAACGGTGTGAAGGTCTTTAACCTCGACGTTTCTTTAATCAAGTGGAATATTCTGCCGGATGTTCAAGTAGCTGCTTATGCCTTCAACCGTCAAATTCCAGGACCGCGTATTCGGGTAACTGAGGGCGATCGCGTGCGAATTGAAGTTAAAAATAATTTGCCCGAACCAACTACAGTTCACTGGCATGGCATGATTCTACCCAACAATATGGACGGTCCAGCCGATATTACCCAAAAGCCAATTGCACCAGGCGCGAGCTATACCTACGAGTTCGCTGTCAAGCAAGCAGGCACGTATTTTTACCACTCGCACAAGGATATAGACCGCCAGCAAACACTAGGAATGTACGGTGCGTTGATTGTCGATCCCAAGAATAAACCCAAAACTCTCGCTTACGACCGAGAGGTTGTAGTTCAAATTCAGGAGTGGACTGTCAAGCAAGGCTATACCTTTCCAGCCATGCCAATGGAAGGATTGCTACCGAACTTTTTCACAATCAACGGCAAAGCCTATCCCGAAACGGAAACCATCAATGCTAAGGTGGGCGAGAAAATCCGTTTCCGCTTTATTGGTTCAAATAACGCTTTCATCCATCCCATGCATATTCATGGTGGTCCATTCAAGATTGTCGAGGCAGACGGAAATCCCGTACCTGTTGCTGCCCAAATTGAAAAAGACACTATTAATGTAGCTCCAGGCGAGCGCTACGATGTAATTTGGACGGCACGCAACAAAGGTAAGTGGTTGCTGCATTGTCACATCGCTCATCATGCGACAAATGACAACGTTGAGGTAAAAGGTGCAGGGGGATTAACGATGCTTGTCAACGTGACCTGA
- a CDS encoding heavy metal translocating P-type ATPase translates to MSSLTIPRPAFLKQHPEVIAAMLCGVLVLLGWLALQSDWLGLALLILPAAYVIGGYESAREGLTTLFQEKELDVDLLMIVAALGAAGLGLWRQEYNLIVDGAILILIFSISGALEGYAMQRTERSIRSLMNLTSDVARVLRNGREQSVAIAQLQIGDEVLVKPGELVPTDGAIVEGFSTLNQAPITGESMPVEKTVGDEVFAGTINGNGVLKLKIHQPPESSLIQRVIRLVEQAQTETPPSQQFIERFERGYAKAIVIAGILLAILPPFFWGWSWETTIYRALIFLVVASPCALMAAIMPTLLSGIANGARQGILFKNGAQLELIGRVRAIAFDKTGTLTMGKPQVVEVIAMPKAETQLLQVAAALESLSEHPIGESIFQYARQQRVEWKQATNVQAHAGQGITGEIGQKQALVGKAAFVRERVNGWSDWLIASAQQLEEAGKTVVWVAYAGEPLGAIAVADTVRPEAKNAIARLKQLGIQEIVMLTGDNERTARSIAREIGIDQVYSELLPEHKVDVVRSLQRRYQTVAMVGDGINDAPALAQASVGIAMGTAGSDVALDTADIVLMADRLERLVTAIRLGRRSERVVKQNIAFALSFIVLLLTANFISHITLPLGVIGHEGSTVLVTLSGLRLLKN, encoded by the coding sequence ATGTCCTCACTGACAATTCCTCGTCCTGCTTTCCTCAAGCAGCATCCAGAGGTGATCGCCGCCATGCTCTGCGGTGTCCTTGTCCTACTGGGATGGCTGGCGCTGCAATCCGATTGGCTGGGACTGGCACTGTTGATTCTTCCTGCTGCCTATGTCATTGGGGGCTATGAAAGCGCTCGTGAAGGCTTAACCACTCTTTTTCAAGAAAAAGAACTCGATGTAGATCTATTAATGATTGTGGCAGCTTTAGGAGCGGCAGGTCTGGGATTATGGCGGCAGGAGTACAACCTGATTGTAGATGGAGCGATCTTAATTCTGATTTTCTCAATTAGTGGTGCGTTAGAAGGCTATGCAATGCAGCGAACCGAGAGGAGTATCCGCAGCCTGATGAATTTGACTTCGGATGTTGCACGAGTGCTGCGAAATGGACGAGAGCAGTCGGTGGCGATCGCCCAACTTCAAATCGGTGATGAAGTGTTGGTCAAACCTGGAGAACTAGTTCCAACCGATGGTGCGATCGTTGAAGGCTTTAGTACTCTCAACCAGGCTCCGATTACTGGAGAATCGATGCCTGTTGAGAAAACGGTAGGCGATGAAGTCTTTGCTGGGACGATTAACGGCAACGGCGTTCTAAAACTGAAGATTCACCAGCCACCCGAAAGTAGCTTAATTCAGCGAGTGATTCGCCTCGTCGAGCAGGCACAGACCGAAACACCTCCATCTCAGCAGTTTATCGAACGGTTTGAGCGGGGTTACGCCAAGGCGATTGTAATTGCAGGCATTCTGCTGGCTATTTTACCGCCCTTTTTCTGGGGCTGGAGTTGGGAAACAACTATCTATCGCGCCTTGATTTTTCTAGTCGTTGCCTCTCCCTGTGCGCTGATGGCAGCGATTATGCCAACATTGCTATCGGGGATTGCAAATGGGGCAAGACAGGGGATTTTGTTTAAGAATGGCGCTCAGTTAGAACTAATTGGGCGAGTTCGAGCGATCGCCTTTGACAAAACTGGAACGCTAACGATGGGTAAACCCCAAGTAGTTGAAGTCATAGCGATGCCAAAGGCTGAAACTCAATTGCTACAAGTGGCGGCGGCGCTGGAGAGCTTGTCCGAACATCCGATCGGCGAGTCAATTTTCCAGTATGCTCGACAGCAACGAGTGGAATGGAAGCAAGCGACGAACGTTCAAGCTCATGCAGGGCAGGGAATTACGGGGGAAATCGGTCAAAAACAGGCACTGGTTGGCAAGGCAGCTTTTGTCCGAGAGCGGGTGAACGGCTGGTCAGACTGGCTGATTGCATCGGCGCAGCAGTTGGAAGAGGCAGGAAAAACGGTAGTCTGGGTTGCCTATGCGGGGGAACCTCTAGGAGCGATCGCGGTGGCAGATACGGTTCGTCCAGAGGCAAAAAACGCGATCGCTCGATTAAAACAATTGGGGATTCAGGAAATTGTGATGCTGACGGGGGACAACGAGCGCACTGCCCGCAGTATCGCTAGAGAAATTGGTATCGACCAAGTGTACTCCGAACTTCTTCCCGAACATAAAGTGGACGTGGTGCGATCGCTACAACGACGATATCAAACAGTGGCAATGGTTGGAGATGGGATCAACGATGCTCCGGCGCTGGCTCAAGCCTCGGTTGGAATTGCTATGGGAACCGCAGGCAGTGATGTGGCGCTGGATACTGCCGATATCGTTTTGATGGCAGACCGTCTAGAACGGCTAGTGACTGCAATTCGTTTGGGTCGCCGCTCTGAGCGTGTTGTAAAGCAAAACATTGCGTTCGCTCTCAGTTTCATCGTGCTGTTATTGACTGCAAACTTTATCAGTCACATTACCCTGCCACTCGGCGTGATTGGACACGAGGGTTCTACCGTGCTTGTCACTCTCAGTGGTTTAAGATTGCTAAAAAATTAA
- a CDS encoding four-helix bundle copper-binding protein gives MPHQDYQSIVDAAVHCAYECEHCEDACLGSMPECARLCRDCADICWTSAAYMSRGSRFIPQIVRSCIEICEACATECEKHKDSPHCQKCAQACRRAVEEYRKVASVAGIA, from the coding sequence ATGCCGCATCAAGATTACCAATCGATTGTAGATGCTGCCGTTCACTGCGCCTATGAGTGCGAACACTGCGAAGATGCGTGTCTCGGTAGTATGCCAGAATGCGCTCGCCTCTGCCGCGATTGTGCAGACATTTGCTGGACTTCTGCTGCTTACATGAGCCGTGGTTCGCGCTTTATTCCTCAGATTGTTCGCTCGTGTATCGAAATCTGTGAAGCATGTGCCACTGAATGCGAGAAGCACAAAGATAGCCCCCATTGTCAAAAATGCGCTCAAGCTTGTCGGCGTGCCGTTGAGGAATACCGTAAGGTTGCTAGCGTTGCAGGTATAGCTTAA
- the gorA gene encoding glutathione-disulfide reductase: MGFDYDLFIIGAGPGGIAAARRAAEYGARVAISERDRVGGTCVVHGCIPEKLMVYAASFSHVFEDADEYGWGKVHRRVNWDRFMAAKDRAIEHLSQLHIQHLQEAGVELIYGNTKFLDASTLDIEGRKVTADKILIAVGGEAVKPNVPGIEYAITSRQMFELKQQPEHIAIIGSDQIAVKCAGSMNGLISKVTLVIPEDRILPGRDETLRTTVQESMTKNGIQIFCNTKVKKIERVRDSLRLSLSGDDRDTITVDTVLCVMGRVPNLSGLDLEKAGVAVNRGAIAVDEYSYTNKANIYAVGDCTNRPHWTPVAIASGRAFADTVFGKQPRTVSFECIPSAVSSQPEAATVGLTEVEAREKFGEAVCCYSQRFQPLFDSIAEPEQKTLIKLVVERNTDRVLGAHMVGEYAAEIIQCLGLAIRTGATKKDFDATIGIHPSAAEEFFTLR; this comes from the coding sequence ATGGGCTTTGATTACGACCTATTTATAATTGGTGCAGGTCCTGGAGGCATTGCGGCTGCTAGACGTGCTGCTGAATACGGTGCCCGCGTAGCAATTTCAGAACGCGATCGAGTAGGTGGCACTTGTGTTGTTCATGGCTGTATTCCTGAGAAACTAATGGTCTATGCTGCTAGTTTCTCCCATGTTTTTGAAGATGCTGACGAATATGGATGGGGCAAAGTTCATCGCCGCGTCAATTGGGATCGATTTATGGCGGCTAAAGACCGAGCGATCGAGCATTTGAGTCAGTTGCATATTCAGCATCTTCAAGAAGCAGGAGTTGAACTGATTTACGGAAATACCAAGTTTTTAGATGCTAGTACTTTGGATATTGAAGGACGCAAAGTTACTGCTGACAAAATTTTGATTGCCGTAGGCGGGGAAGCTGTTAAGCCGAACGTACCAGGAATCGAATATGCTATTACATCGCGGCAGATGTTTGAACTCAAGCAGCAACCAGAGCATATAGCCATTATCGGCAGCGACCAAATCGCCGTGAAGTGTGCTGGGAGTATGAATGGTTTAATTTCAAAAGTCACTTTAGTCATACCTGAAGACCGCATTCTACCAGGTCGAGATGAAACTCTTCGTACTACCGTTCAAGAAAGCATGACAAAGAACGGTATTCAAATTTTTTGCAATACAAAAGTCAAAAAAATTGAACGAGTACGAGATAGTTTACGTTTGAGTTTGTCAGGAGACGATCGAGACACTATAACTGTAGATACCGTTCTTTGTGTTATGGGTCGCGTCCCTAATTTAAGCGGTCTCGATCTGGAGAAGGCAGGCGTTGCAGTCAATCGAGGAGCGATCGCTGTAGACGAGTACAGCTATACCAACAAAGCAAATATCTATGCAGTCGGAGATTGTACGAACCGTCCCCACTGGACTCCAGTTGCTATTGCTTCCGGTCGCGCTTTTGCCGATACCGTCTTTGGCAAACAACCTCGTACTGTAAGTTTTGAGTGCATTCCCTCAGCAGTTTCTTCTCAACCCGAAGCTGCTACTGTAGGTTTGACTGAAGTGGAGGCACGGGAAAAATTTGGGGAAGCTGTATGCTGCTATTCTCAAAGATTTCAACCCCTTTTCGACAGTATTGCCGAACCGGAACAGAAAACTCTAATCAAATTAGTGGTAGAGCGCAACACAGATCGAGTGTTGGGCGCTCACATGGTAGGTGAGTATGCTGCCGAGATTATTCAATGTCTTGGACTTGCCATTCGCACGGGTGCGACCAAGAAAGACTTTGATGCCACAATTGGCATTCATCCCTCGGCTGCGGAAGAGTTTTTCACCCTACGCTAA
- a CDS encoding IS630 family transposase, whose translation MARPLKLEIAESEDELKALLRRQKTAQGKERVQAIYLLKLGRVKSVSELAIVLGRNRVTVQEWLAAYRHGGMKGLLTRRRQPGRQGTIPSWAVKALQKRLADPKGFRSYGAVQQWLSDSLGVDVSYMAVYRLVHGKLRAKLKVGKRQSTEQDPERLQQFKSELAGNLNLLKQVFAVPHSSQPRRIRYWCQDETRWSLTTICRRLLSAVGVKPIGNMQWVCEGFWLYGVVEPLCGEQFFYEFSHLDSVCFQQFLHLFAQQYPDEFHIWHLDRASAHIAKRIQPPANVLLLFQPSYCPELNPIERLWQHLKDSLSWQLFADVPALRTTVRQRLTQLTQEVVKSLTGWDYILDALFVAGIS comes from the coding sequence ATGGCACGTCCCTTGAAGTTAGAGATTGCTGAGAGTGAAGACGAACTCAAAGCCTTATTGAGACGACAAAAAACGGCTCAAGGCAAAGAACGAGTGCAAGCGATTTATCTGCTCAAACTCGGACGAGTTAAGAGTGTGAGTGAATTAGCAATTGTCTTGGGACGGAACCGAGTCACAGTGCAGGAATGGCTAGCTGCCTATCGACATGGTGGTATGAAAGGCTTACTCACGCGCCGACGGCAACCAGGACGGCAAGGGACGATTCCCTCATGGGCAGTCAAAGCGCTACAAAAACGCCTGGCTGACCCCAAAGGATTTCGCAGTTATGGGGCGGTGCAGCAATGGTTGTCCGACAGCTTGGGTGTAGATGTCTCCTATATGGCGGTTTATCGATTAGTACATGGCAAGTTGAGAGCCAAGTTGAAAGTAGGCAAACGACAAAGCACTGAACAAGACCCTGAACGATTGCAGCAATTCAAATCCGAGCTGGCAGGTAACTTAAATTTATTAAAACAGGTTTTTGCTGTGCCACACAGCAGCCAGCCGCGCCGGATTCGGTACTGGTGTCAAGATGAAACCCGTTGGAGCCTAACTACCATTTGTCGTCGGTTGCTCAGTGCGGTTGGAGTCAAACCGATAGGCAATATGCAATGGGTATGTGAGGGGTTTTGGCTGTATGGAGTGGTCGAACCGCTTTGTGGCGAACAGTTTTTCTACGAGTTTTCACATTTGGACAGCGTATGTTTTCAACAGTTCCTGCATTTGTTCGCCCAACAGTATCCGGATGAGTTTCATATTTGGCATCTTGACCGCGCATCAGCACACATAGCCAAACGGATTCAACCACCTGCGAATGTCTTATTGTTGTTTCAACCGAGTTATTGTCCAGAACTCAATCCAATTGAACGTTTGTGGCAGCATCTCAAGGATTCACTTAGTTGGCAGTTGTTTGCCGATGTGCCAGCCTTAAGAACCACAGTGCGGCAACGCTTAACACAATTGACTCAGGAAGTAGTCAAATCCTTAACTGGTTGGGATTATATTTTAGATGCGCTTTTTGTCGCCGGAATTTCATAA